A single genomic interval of Roseomonas aeriglobus harbors:
- a CDS encoding DUF427 domain-containing protein → MRPAPDPVGPGQESVWRYPRPAIADPSNRHIRIEHRGVVVADTRAAIRTLETSHPPSWYLPPDAIAAGLLQPSDRRSFCEWKGEAIYWHVSIGDQLLRDVGWSYPDPTPAFAVLRDHIAFYAGPFDRCTVDGEQVVPQPGGFYGGWITSDLAGPFKGVPGSMGW, encoded by the coding sequence ATGCGGCCGGCGCCGGACCCGGTCGGGCCGGGCCAGGAAAGCGTGTGGCGCTATCCCCGCCCCGCGATCGCCGACCCCAGCAATCGGCATATCCGCATCGAGCATCGCGGTGTCGTGGTCGCGGACACGCGTGCGGCGATCCGCACGCTGGAGACCAGCCATCCGCCGAGCTGGTATCTGCCGCCGGACGCGATTGCGGCCGGCCTGCTGCAGCCGTCCGACCGTCGATCCTTCTGCGAATGGAAGGGTGAGGCGATCTACTGGCATGTGTCGATCGGCGACCAGCTGCTGCGCGATGTCGGGTGGAGCTATCCGGACCCGACACCGGCCTTCGCCGTCCTGCGGGACCATATCGCCTTCTACGCCGGTCCATTCGATCGATGCACGGTCGATGGCGAACAGGTGGTCCCGCAACCCGGTGGCTTCTACGGCGGCTGGATCACGTCCGATCTTGCCGGGCCGTTCAAGGGCGTGCCGGGCAGCATGGGCTGGTGA
- a CDS encoding glutaredoxin 3, producing the protein MANDTTATLYRMVLPDHTCPFGVRAKQMLEDAGFTVDDKILRSRDEVEAFKQDQGVATTPQVFIDGERIGGSDDLARYLERG; encoded by the coding sequence ATGGCGAACGACACGACGGCGACGCTCTACCGAATGGTCCTGCCCGATCACACCTGCCCCTTCGGCGTGCGCGCCAAGCAGATGCTGGAGGATGCGGGCTTCACCGTCGACGACAAGATCCTCCGATCGCGTGACGAGGTCGAGGCCTTCAAGCAGGACCAGGGCGTCGCCACCACGCCGCAGGTCTTCATCGACGGCGAACGGATCGGCGGCAGCGACGATCTGGCCCGCTATCTGGAGCGCGGATAA
- a CDS encoding MBL fold metallo-hydrolase, producing MSLRIHHLNCGTSCPWGGRLFDGTSTGVLRGHIVCHCLLIETDAGLVLVDTGFGTRDVAQPDRRLARVFRNLNNIQLRPEETAIAQVRARGFDPADVRHIVISHLDFDHAGGIEDFPNAIVHLTAREKEVADRGEGGAFVGTRRYRPQQWDEADAWRLYPMGGGEPWFGFDAVRQLDGLPPELLLVPLSGHTWGHSGVAVRSGDGWLLHAADAYFHRDEIRHAQRRCPPGMRGYQRMMEVDRRARLDNQARLRALAADTDAQVRIFCAHDAQEFAEFTR from the coding sequence ATGTCGCTTAGGATTCATCATCTCAATTGCGGGACGAGCTGCCCCTGGGGCGGGCGGCTGTTCGACGGCACCAGCACCGGGGTGTTGCGCGGGCATATCGTCTGCCACTGCCTGCTGATCGAAACCGACGCCGGGCTGGTACTGGTCGACACCGGTTTCGGCACGCGCGACGTCGCGCAGCCCGACCGCCGGCTCGCGCGCGTCTTTCGCAACCTGAACAACATTCAGCTGCGGCCGGAGGAAACGGCGATCGCGCAGGTCCGCGCCCGCGGCTTCGATCCGGCGGACGTCCGGCACATCGTCATCAGTCATCTCGATTTCGACCACGCTGGCGGGATCGAGGATTTTCCGAACGCGATCGTGCATCTCACTGCGCGGGAGAAGGAAGTCGCGGACCGCGGCGAGGGCGGCGCCTTCGTCGGCACGCGGCGCTATCGCCCGCAGCAATGGGACGAGGCCGATGCGTGGCGGCTCTACCCGATGGGCGGGGGGGAACCGTGGTTCGGCTTCGACGCCGTCCGCCAGCTCGACGGCCTGCCGCCCGAACTTCTGTTGGTGCCGCTGTCGGGCCATACCTGGGGGCATAGCGGAGTCGCGGTCCGGTCCGGCGATGGCTGGCTGCTCCACGCCGCCGATGCCTATTTCCACCGCGACGAGATCCGGCACGCACAGCGCCGCTGCCCGCCAGGCATGCGCGGCTATCAACGGATGATGGAGGTCGACCGCCGCGCGCGGCTGGACAATCAGGCGCGGCTGCGCGCGCTTGCCGCCGATACGGATGCGCAGGTGCGGATCTTCTGCGCGCACGATGCGCAGGAGTTTGCCGAATTCACCCGATGA
- a CDS encoding glutathione-dependent formaldehyde dehydrogenase: MLAMDYRGPYRVRLSQKPMPRIEHPQDAVVRVTRSCICGSDLHLYHGMVPDTRVGMTFGHEFCGIVEQVGSAVETVKPGDHVLVPFNIACGRCHFCQQGLFGNCHESNAQATAVGGIFGYSHTAGGYDGGQAEYVRVPYADVGPMVIPDWMDPDDAVLLTDVVPTGYQAAEMAGIQPGDTVVVFGAGPVGIMAARCAWLFGAGRVIVFDMHDYRLDFVRRYAPAEVYNFKEVDDVVVFMKKTTDGLGADVCIDAVGGDAKGNFLQWLTGSKLKLQAGSAIPLHWAINSVKKGGVVSVVGVYGPTGNMVPIGNVVNKGITIRANQASVKRLLPRLIDHVRKGHIDPKAMITHRLPLDAVADAYRMFADKLDGCIKPVLVPHG, encoded by the coding sequence ATGCTGGCAATGGATTATCGGGGCCCGTACCGGGTCCGGCTGTCGCAAAAGCCGATGCCGCGGATCGAACATCCCCAGGACGCCGTCGTCCGGGTGACGCGATCGTGCATTTGCGGATCGGACCTGCACCTCTATCACGGGATGGTCCCCGACACCCGCGTTGGCATGACCTTCGGTCATGAGTTCTGCGGGATCGTCGAACAGGTCGGGTCGGCGGTCGAAACGGTGAAGCCCGGCGACCATGTGCTGGTGCCCTTCAACATCGCGTGCGGCCGCTGCCACTTCTGCCAGCAGGGCCTGTTCGGCAACTGTCACGAATCGAACGCGCAGGCGACCGCGGTCGGCGGCATCTTCGGCTATTCCCATACGGCGGGCGGTTACGACGGTGGCCAGGCCGAATATGTCCGCGTGCCCTATGCCGATGTCGGGCCGATGGTGATTCCCGACTGGATGGATCCGGACGACGCCGTGCTGCTGACCGACGTCGTTCCCACCGGCTATCAGGCCGCCGAGATGGCCGGCATCCAGCCGGGGGATACGGTGGTGGTGTTCGGTGCGGGGCCGGTCGGCATCATGGCCGCGCGCTGCGCCTGGCTGTTCGGTGCCGGGCGCGTGATCGTGTTCGACATGCACGACTACCGCCTCGATTTCGTTCGGCGCTACGCCCCGGCCGAGGTCTATAATTTCAAGGAAGTCGACGACGTCGTCGTGTTCATGAAGAAGACGACCGACGGGCTGGGGGCCGACGTCTGCATCGACGCGGTCGGAGGCGATGCCAAGGGCAATTTCCTGCAGTGGCTGACCGGATCGAAGCTGAAGTTGCAGGCGGGCTCGGCGATCCCGCTCCACTGGGCGATCAATTCGGTGAAGAAGGGCGGCGTGGTGTCGGTGGTCGGCGTCTACGGCCCGACCGGGAACATGGTCCCGATCGGCAACGTCGTGAACAAGGGCATCACGATCCGTGCCAACCAGGCGTCGGTCAAACGCCTGCTGCCGCGGCTGATCGACCATGTCCGCAAGGGGCATATCGATCCCAAGGCAATGATCACGCACCGGCTGCCGCTCGACGCGGTCGCCGACGCCTACCGTATGTTCGCCGACAAGCTCGATGGCTGCATCAAACCCGTGCTGGTGCCCCATGGCTGA
- a CDS encoding EAL domain-containing protein has product MQPPSRGDRYEQMLSRSATAAVCAGSDNLIIAWNSAAETLFGHSAEKAIGQPLSIIIPERFRPAHEAGLERAVKSGQARLAGQAVEILALHADGYELPVDLSLSMWFENGAPMFGALVRDVTDRARAQRRLEHLAHCDTLTSLPNRNALQAKLKSVIASGPVALLMLDLDGFKHVNDTLGHSAGDMLLARVADRLQRVVGPDVFLARIGGDEFAVVVPDCNDPCALGALTTRLFNALRQPIELAAQSVFVDASIGIAMFPHDARTDEELLCCADLALHSAKAQGGGVRTFFTRAMQLRSEQRLRLNADLRGAVSRGEFELWFQPQVHAATGAFAGVEALLRWRHPDHGLLSPRIFVEILEQSPVADEVGDWIIDQACSTAAAWQAAGMGPLRIGVNLFAGQLRSDRLFDVVSAALDRHAVAGSCLELEITENTVLQNHSQSTRALRRLRKLGVHVAFDDFGTGFASLSLLQKYPLTRLKIDRSFIAKIDRRASDAAIVGAVITMAQSLGLQVIAEGVETPCQEAVLQKLHCDEMQGFRYGRPMPADELLRQFACRQTLTA; this is encoded by the coding sequence ATGCAGCCACCGTCCAGGGGCGATCGATACGAACAGATGCTGTCACGATCGGCGACCGCCGCGGTCTGCGCCGGGTCCGACAATCTTATCATCGCCTGGAACTCGGCGGCCGAGACGCTGTTCGGCCATTCTGCCGAAAAGGCGATCGGCCAGCCTCTGTCGATCATCATTCCCGAACGCTTCCGGCCTGCGCACGAGGCGGGGCTCGAGCGCGCCGTCAAATCCGGGCAGGCGCGGCTGGCCGGTCAAGCCGTCGAGATTCTCGCGCTTCACGCCGACGGCTATGAATTGCCCGTCGACCTGTCGCTATCGATGTGGTTCGAAAACGGTGCACCCATGTTCGGCGCGCTCGTCCGCGACGTCACCGACCGCGCCCGGGCGCAGCGGCGGCTGGAGCATCTGGCGCATTGCGACACATTGACCTCGCTGCCGAACCGCAATGCCCTGCAGGCCAAGCTCAAATCCGTGATCGCGAGCGGCCCCGTCGCGTTGCTGATGCTCGATCTCGACGGCTTCAAGCACGTCAACGACACGCTGGGCCATTCCGCGGGCGACATGCTGCTGGCGCGGGTCGCCGACCGGTTGCAACGGGTCGTCGGACCGGACGTATTCCTTGCCCGCATCGGTGGTGACGAATTTGCGGTCGTCGTTCCCGATTGCAACGATCCATGCGCACTCGGCGCGCTGACGACGCGCCTGTTCAATGCGCTCCGTCAGCCCATCGAACTGGCGGCGCAGTCGGTCTTCGTCGATGCGAGCATCGGGATCGCAATGTTCCCGCACGACGCGCGCACCGACGAAGAACTGCTGTGCTGCGCCGACCTCGCACTCCACAGCGCCAAGGCGCAGGGCGGCGGCGTCCGCACCTTCTTCACCCGCGCGATGCAGCTCCGGTCCGAACAGCGGTTGCGCCTCAACGCCGACCTGCGCGGCGCGGTGTCGCGGGGCGAATTCGAGCTGTGGTTCCAGCCGCAGGTTCACGCCGCCACCGGCGCGTTCGCGGGCGTCGAGGCGTTGCTGCGCTGGCGGCATCCCGATCACGGTCTGCTGTCGCCCAGGATCTTCGTCGAAATCCTGGAACAAAGTCCGGTTGCCGACGAAGTCGGCGACTGGATCATCGACCAGGCGTGCAGCACCGCCGCGGCGTGGCAGGCCGCTGGCATGGGGCCACTGCGGATAGGCGTGAACCTGTTTGCCGGCCAGCTGCGGTCGGACCGCCTGTTCGATGTCGTAAGCGCCGCGCTGGACCGCCATGCCGTAGCGGGCTCGTGCCTGGAACTGGAGATCACCGAGAATACGGTGCTTCAGAACCATAGCCAATCCACTCGCGCGTTGCGTCGCCTGCGCAAACTGGGCGTCCATGTGGCGTTCGACGATTTCGGCACCGGTTTCGCGTCGCTCAGCCTCCTTCAGAAATATCCCCTGACCCGATTGAAGATCGATCGCAGCTTCATCGCCAAAATCGACCGGCGCGCCAGCGATGCGGCGATCGTCGGCGCGGTGATCACCATGGCGCAGAGCCTGGGGTTGCAGGTCATCGCCGAGGGTGTCGAAACGCCGTGCCAGGAAGCCGTGCTCCAGAAGCTGCATTGCGATGAGATGCAGGGGTTCCGCTACGGGCGACCGATGCCGGCGGACGAACTATTGCGTCAGTTCGCCTGTCGCCAGACGCTGACCGCCTGA